In Sphaeramia orbicularis chromosome 12, fSphaOr1.1, whole genome shotgun sequence, the following proteins share a genomic window:
- the LOC115430500 gene encoding zinc finger protein 2 homolog isoform X1, which produces MMETTISTQQVENADIFLPLSSLRLLIPPLRLLSAAMWQVAQQRDVLDYEKLDEFVTLVTATVPDLLNPKQRGKLLLRLRAKIILELCKSEENANMLCIQPHLERLRPPGYRGSGDAEVDAEEAIFLELIHTLLKDPEERKHFYQEVFPTEYGLSYDTDMQLLVWEFLSRLEKLLPVPDLGQTVLWLTSAPSVLKDCLQALSNPDDLRSLLQHHKSLEHLGRQGATVEMSTQVFACSECPFFHMEESYLLQHIELNHPEQYNKLQEAAATAQAPKKKVQRPEFPKPFPIHHRPDPHMCQECGKTFTRASDVTRHQRTHTGERPYTCEECKKGFRNSWDLTRHQRIHTGERPFLCSQCGKRFTQMGLLKLHFERTACGQTCNPPLDLMTEVVVAEETPEKEGGQYKCQKCGESFTSILERLRHRQSHVVRRQYKCSLCEKIYSRASDLKRHQMKHTGERPFSCECGKSFTHVWLLNKHRQIHTRERPYPCTECGKSFTQLQILNRHLLTHNGQRPFQCSYCEKSFTQLASLTRHERIHTGERPYLCSTCNKTFLTHGELVRHQRSHSNYRPFSCPQCPKSFKTKRAQSEHLNTHTGERPFACTRCGKRFAKSTSLVRHNLTHTGERPHQCPQCMKTFLTSGELLLHKRIHTGEKPYPCTYCERRFRCSSDLNMHIRTHTGEKPHSCLFCKKSFSTSTRLKRHLRTHMEKGVVVEPLSETNVFI; this is translated from the exons ATGATGGAAACGACTATCAGTACGCAGCAAGTGGAAAATGCAG ATATATTCCTGCCCCTGTCATCTCTGCGGCTGCTGATACCTCCTCTGCGGCTGCTCTCTGCAGCCATGTGGCAGGTGGCTCAGCAGAGGGATGTCCTGGATTATGAAAAGCTAGATGAGTTTGTGACTCTGGTGACAGCAACAGTCCCAGACCTGCTCAACCCAAAGCAAAGAGGAAAACTGCTCCTTCGACTGCGAGCTAAA ATTATTCTTGAGTTGtgtaaaagtgaagaaaatgcCAACATGTTGTGTATACAGCCACACCTAGAACGACTGCGTCCACCAGGATACAGAGGT AGTGGGGATGCAGAAGTGGATGCAGAGGAGGCAATTTTCCTGGAGCTCATCCACACACTACTGAAGGACCCAGAGGAGAGGAAGCATTTTTACCAG GAAGTTTTTCCTACAGAATATGGTCTCAGCTATGATACAGACATGCAGCTCCTTGTGTGGGAGTTTCTTTCCAGGCTGGAGAAGCTCCTGCCAGTACCAGATCTTGGTCAG ACAGTTTTATGGCTGACCTCTGCCCCCTCTGTGCTGAAGGACTGCTTACAAGCTCTCTCTAATCCTGATGACCTCAGGTCACTTCTGCAACACCACAAAAGCCTTGAACACCTTGGTAGGCAAG GTGCCACTGTGGAGATGTCCACCCAGGTGTTTGCCTGCTCTGAGTGTCCATTCTTCCACATGGAGGAGTCCTACCTGCTACAACATATTGAACTAAACCATCCTGAGCAGTACAACAAACTCCAGGAGGCTGCAGCAACAGCTCAGGCTCCCAAGAAGAAAGTTCAGCGACCTGAGTTCCCAAAGCCCTTCCCCATTCATCACAGACCGGACCCTCACATGTGTCAAGAGTGTGGCAAAACTTTCACACGTGCCTCAGATGTGACCCGTCACCAGCGTACCCACACCGGTGAGCGCCCATACACCTGTGAAGAATGTAAAAAGGGTTTCAGGAACTCTTGGGATCTGACGAGACATcaacgcattcacactggagagCGTCCATTCCTTTGCTCACAGTGCGGAAAACGTTTCACTCAGATGGGACTTCTCAAACTGCATTTTGAGCGAACTGCTTGTGGCCAGACTTGCAACCCTCCTCTTGACTTAATGACAGAGGTGGTGGTAGCAGAGGAGACACCAGAGAAAGAGGGTGGCCAGTACAAATGTCAGAAATGTGGTGAGAGCTTCACTAGTATCCTGGAGCGACTGAGGCACAGGCAGAGTCATGTAGTTAGGCGTCAGTACAAATGCTCTTTGTGCGAAAAGATTTACAGCCGAGCTTCAGACCTCAAAAGGCACCAGATGAAACACACCGGTGAGCGGCCATTTTCCTGCGAGTGTGGTAAAAGCTTTACACATGTGTGGCTCCTGAATAAGCACAGGCAGATCCACACCAGAGAGCGTCCGTACCCCTGCACAGAGTGTGGAAAGAGCTTCACTCAGCTCCAGATCCTCAACAGGCACTTGCTGACTCACAATGGCCAGCGGCCTTTCCAGTGTTCCTACTGTGAGAAGAGTTTCACTCAGCTGGCCAGCCTTACACGGCATGAAAGAATCCACACAGGAGAGAGGCCGTACCTTTGCTCTACGTGCAATAAGACATTCCTCACACATGGAGAACTGGTGAGGCATCAGCGCAGCCACAGCAACTATAGACCGTTCAGTTGCCCACAGTGCCCAAAGAGCTTCAAAACCAAGCGTGCTCAAAGTGAACACCTCAACACGCACACAGGTGAACGACCTTTTGCCTGCACACGTTGTGGGAAGAGGTTTGCCAAATCCACCTCGCTTGTCCGGCATAACCTGACCCACACAGGGGAGCGGCCCCATCAGTGCCCTCAGTGCATGAAAACCTTCCTGACTTCTGGGGAGCTCCTCCTACACAAGAGGATCCACACAGGAGAAAAGCCCTATCCCTGCACATACTGTGAGAGGAGGTTCAGGTGTTCCTCTGACCTAAACATGCACATCCGAACACACACTGGGGAAAAGCCCCACAGCTGCCTGTTCTGTAAGAAGAGCTTCTCTACTTCTACGAGGCTTAAGCGGCACTTAAGGACACACATGGAGAAGGGTGTAGTTGTGGAGCCACTGTCTGAAACTAATGTTTTTATCTGA
- the LOC115430500 gene encoding zinc finger protein 2 homolog isoform X2 codes for MWQVAQQRDVLDYEKLDEFVTLVTATVPDLLNPKQRGKLLLRLRAKIILELCKSEENANMLCIQPHLERLRPPGYRGSGDAEVDAEEAIFLELIHTLLKDPEERKHFYQEVFPTEYGLSYDTDMQLLVWEFLSRLEKLLPVPDLGQTVLWLTSAPSVLKDCLQALSNPDDLRSLLQHHKSLEHLGRQGATVEMSTQVFACSECPFFHMEESYLLQHIELNHPEQYNKLQEAAATAQAPKKKVQRPEFPKPFPIHHRPDPHMCQECGKTFTRASDVTRHQRTHTGERPYTCEECKKGFRNSWDLTRHQRIHTGERPFLCSQCGKRFTQMGLLKLHFERTACGQTCNPPLDLMTEVVVAEETPEKEGGQYKCQKCGESFTSILERLRHRQSHVVRRQYKCSLCEKIYSRASDLKRHQMKHTGERPFSCECGKSFTHVWLLNKHRQIHTRERPYPCTECGKSFTQLQILNRHLLTHNGQRPFQCSYCEKSFTQLASLTRHERIHTGERPYLCSTCNKTFLTHGELVRHQRSHSNYRPFSCPQCPKSFKTKRAQSEHLNTHTGERPFACTRCGKRFAKSTSLVRHNLTHTGERPHQCPQCMKTFLTSGELLLHKRIHTGEKPYPCTYCERRFRCSSDLNMHIRTHTGEKPHSCLFCKKSFSTSTRLKRHLRTHMEKGVVVEPLSETNVFI; via the exons ATGTGGCAGGTGGCTCAGCAGAGGGATGTCCTGGATTATGAAAAGCTAGATGAGTTTGTGACTCTGGTGACAGCAACAGTCCCAGACCTGCTCAACCCAAAGCAAAGAGGAAAACTGCTCCTTCGACTGCGAGCTAAA ATTATTCTTGAGTTGtgtaaaagtgaagaaaatgcCAACATGTTGTGTATACAGCCACACCTAGAACGACTGCGTCCACCAGGATACAGAGGT AGTGGGGATGCAGAAGTGGATGCAGAGGAGGCAATTTTCCTGGAGCTCATCCACACACTACTGAAGGACCCAGAGGAGAGGAAGCATTTTTACCAG GAAGTTTTTCCTACAGAATATGGTCTCAGCTATGATACAGACATGCAGCTCCTTGTGTGGGAGTTTCTTTCCAGGCTGGAGAAGCTCCTGCCAGTACCAGATCTTGGTCAG ACAGTTTTATGGCTGACCTCTGCCCCCTCTGTGCTGAAGGACTGCTTACAAGCTCTCTCTAATCCTGATGACCTCAGGTCACTTCTGCAACACCACAAAAGCCTTGAACACCTTGGTAGGCAAG GTGCCACTGTGGAGATGTCCACCCAGGTGTTTGCCTGCTCTGAGTGTCCATTCTTCCACATGGAGGAGTCCTACCTGCTACAACATATTGAACTAAACCATCCTGAGCAGTACAACAAACTCCAGGAGGCTGCAGCAACAGCTCAGGCTCCCAAGAAGAAAGTTCAGCGACCTGAGTTCCCAAAGCCCTTCCCCATTCATCACAGACCGGACCCTCACATGTGTCAAGAGTGTGGCAAAACTTTCACACGTGCCTCAGATGTGACCCGTCACCAGCGTACCCACACCGGTGAGCGCCCATACACCTGTGAAGAATGTAAAAAGGGTTTCAGGAACTCTTGGGATCTGACGAGACATcaacgcattcacactggagagCGTCCATTCCTTTGCTCACAGTGCGGAAAACGTTTCACTCAGATGGGACTTCTCAAACTGCATTTTGAGCGAACTGCTTGTGGCCAGACTTGCAACCCTCCTCTTGACTTAATGACAGAGGTGGTGGTAGCAGAGGAGACACCAGAGAAAGAGGGTGGCCAGTACAAATGTCAGAAATGTGGTGAGAGCTTCACTAGTATCCTGGAGCGACTGAGGCACAGGCAGAGTCATGTAGTTAGGCGTCAGTACAAATGCTCTTTGTGCGAAAAGATTTACAGCCGAGCTTCAGACCTCAAAAGGCACCAGATGAAACACACCGGTGAGCGGCCATTTTCCTGCGAGTGTGGTAAAAGCTTTACACATGTGTGGCTCCTGAATAAGCACAGGCAGATCCACACCAGAGAGCGTCCGTACCCCTGCACAGAGTGTGGAAAGAGCTTCACTCAGCTCCAGATCCTCAACAGGCACTTGCTGACTCACAATGGCCAGCGGCCTTTCCAGTGTTCCTACTGTGAGAAGAGTTTCACTCAGCTGGCCAGCCTTACACGGCATGAAAGAATCCACACAGGAGAGAGGCCGTACCTTTGCTCTACGTGCAATAAGACATTCCTCACACATGGAGAACTGGTGAGGCATCAGCGCAGCCACAGCAACTATAGACCGTTCAGTTGCCCACAGTGCCCAAAGAGCTTCAAAACCAAGCGTGCTCAAAGTGAACACCTCAACACGCACACAGGTGAACGACCTTTTGCCTGCACACGTTGTGGGAAGAGGTTTGCCAAATCCACCTCGCTTGTCCGGCATAACCTGACCCACACAGGGGAGCGGCCCCATCAGTGCCCTCAGTGCATGAAAACCTTCCTGACTTCTGGGGAGCTCCTCCTACACAAGAGGATCCACACAGGAGAAAAGCCCTATCCCTGCACATACTGTGAGAGGAGGTTCAGGTGTTCCTCTGACCTAAACATGCACATCCGAACACACACTGGGGAAAAGCCCCACAGCTGCCTGTTCTGTAAGAAGAGCTTCTCTACTTCTACGAGGCTTAAGCGGCACTTAAGGACACACATGGAGAAGGGTGTAGTTGTGGAGCCACTGTCTGAAACTAATGTTTTTATCTGA
- the LOC115429440 gene encoding uncharacterized protein LOC115429440, with protein MHIKTGTWESSNTVCESDTLCDPAVLVSATNSEPHIRNRRLSPGSGNCGGGGGGGCISGSDQQPRQHSPEGDLIGPGHTHALNFRREKERRGYQYKGRSIRRESQKGVSRGSDRPQKVNQKERWVEDSLSLLKPPPAFPVQDSPAKLQPAVSYASKVKAGAAGGPLEEDRPAIGVLLQNQWGLSFISEARPVTEGTGSNPAANALPAQPTDANQSEDPQVNTVVTVQAPEETPSPAATPVPPTMRPEEDESNGKLLLSCRHLVEALNYHNREWNAICNKQKKDPKRVVWYKENQEHPA; from the exons ATGCATATcaaaacag GTACATGGGAATCAAGCAACACTGTGTGTGAGTCAGACACCCTCTGTGATCCAGCAGTTCTTGTTTCAGCCACCAACTCAGAGCCACATATTCGCAACCGCCGCCTGTCTCCTGGCTCAGGCAACTGTGGAGGTGGTGGGGGTGGAGGCTGCATCTCTGGAAGCGACCAGCAACCCCGACAGCATTCTCCTGAGGGCGACTTGATCGGTCCCGGTCACACACATGCCTTAAACTTCCGCAGGGAAAAAGAACGGAGGGGCTATCAGTACAAAGGGCGCAGCATTCGGAGGGAAAGCCAGAAAGGAGTCAGTCGAGGGAGTGACCGGCCTCAAAAGGTTAACCAAAAGGAGAGGTGGGTGGAGGACAGTCTGTCACTGCTCAAGCCCCCACCTGCCTTCCCAGTGCAGGACAGCCCCGCCAAGCTGCAGCCTGCTGTTAGCTATGCCTCCAAGGTGAAGGCAGGAGCAGCAGGTGGGCCCCTTGAGGAGGACCGTCCTGCTATTGGTGTGCTACTACAGAACCAGTGGGGTCTAAGTTTCATCAGTGAGGCAAGGCCTGTCACAGAGGGCACTGGTTCTAATCCTGCTGCCAACGCCCTCCCTGCTCAGCCCACAGACGCTAATCAATCAGAAGACCCACAAGTCAACACAGTTGTCACAGTCCAGGCTCCAGAAGAAACCCCAAGTCCAGCTGCTACCCCTGTCCCCCCTACCATGCGCCCAGAGGAGGATGAGAGCAACGGGAAGCTACTGCTTAGTTGTCGCCATCTAGTGGAGGCTTTGAACTATCACAATAGAG AGTGGAATGCTAtctgtaacaaacaaaaaaaag ATCCAAAAAGGGTTGTCTGGTATAAGGAAAATCAGGAGCACCCTGCCTAA